A DNA window from Campylobacter lari contains the following coding sequences:
- the fbaA gene encoding class II fructose-bisphosphate aldolase, with amino-acid sequence MGVLDLVKPGVLSGDDLNTVYNYAKKEGFAIPAVNVVGTNSINAVLESAKKVNSPVIIQFSNGGAKFVAGKACPKADVLGAISGARHVHLMAKAYGVPVILHTDHAARKLLPWIDALIEANIEFKKETGKPLFSSHMIDLSEEDLESNLGTCENYLKQMSELGISLELELGCTGGEEDGVDNTNIDNAKLYTQPEDVALAYERLSKISDRFSIAASFGNVHGVYKPGNVILRPEILKNSQNYVKEKFNLGEDKPINFVFHGGSGSDIEDIKAALSYGVIKMNIDTDTQWAFWDGVREYELKNKAYLQGQIGNPDGEDKPNKKYYDPRVWLRAGEESMIKRLECAFSDLNCIDRN; translated from the coding sequence ATGGGTGTATTAGATCTTGTCAAACCAGGTGTTTTAAGTGGCGATGATCTAAATACCGTATATAATTATGCAAAAAAAGAAGGATTTGCTATCCCTGCGGTAAATGTCGTGGGGACAAATTCTATTAATGCGGTTTTAGAAAGTGCTAAAAAAGTTAATTCACCTGTGATTATTCAATTTTCAAATGGTGGAGCTAAATTTGTAGCAGGAAAAGCTTGTCCAAAAGCTGATGTGCTTGGTGCTATAAGTGGTGCAAGACATGTGCATTTAATGGCAAAAGCTTATGGAGTTCCAGTAATTTTACACACAGATCATGCTGCTAGAAAATTACTTCCTTGGATTGATGCTTTGATTGAAGCAAATATTGAGTTTAAAAAAGAAACAGGTAAGCCTTTGTTTAGCTCTCATATGATTGATTTAAGTGAAGAGGATTTAGAAAGTAATCTAGGCACTTGTGAGAATTATTTAAAACAAATGTCTGAGCTTGGAATTTCTTTAGAGCTTGAGCTAGGATGTACGGGTGGTGAAGAAGATGGAGTGGATAATACTAATATTGATAATGCAAAATTATACACTCAGCCTGAAGATGTAGCATTAGCTTATGAGAGACTTTCTAAAATTAGTGATAGATTTTCAATTGCAGCTAGTTTTGGTAATGTACATGGAGTATATAAACCAGGAAATGTGATTTTAAGACCTGAAATTCTTAAAAACTCTCAAAATTATGTAAAAGAAAAATTCAATCTTGGTGAAGATAAACCAATCAATTTTGTTTTCCATGGTGGTAGTGGTAGCGATATAGAGGATATCAAAGCAGCACTTAGCTATGGTGTAATTAAAATGAATATTGATACAGATACACAATGGGCTTTTTGGGATGGTGTTAGAGAGTATGAGCTTAAAAATAAAGCTTATTTGCAAGGCCAAATTGGTAATCCAGATGGAGAAGATAAGCCAAATAAAAAATATTATGATCCAAGAGTATGGCTTAGAGCGGGCGAAGAGAGTATGATCAAACGCTTAGAGTGCGCTTTTAGCGATTTAAATTGTATCGATAGAAACTAA